AAATCGTTCCCTTATTAGACTATCCTCAAATTATCCCATTTGAGAGCTTGCCATCTGTCTCCTGCTGATGGTGACGACAATTCAACGagtctgaagaacagaaagagtAATATGGCTGAAGTGTGTGAGGAAGGAGGGGATATAGCTAAGGCAGGGCCTAGTCCTCTAGTAGGCAGGGACTAGATCACTGCAGCCATTAGGACTCAGATCAAGGGATGAAAGGAAGAGCAGCTGCGTAAATGAAAGCACGTGCATCACATTCACACATGCCGGCTTGGGTAAACCAGGGAACAAACGACGGAACCAACGGATGAAgggcctcctgctctctctcccaaccCACCAGGCGGATTTCCGACGCTGTTTGTGTTCTTTACATGGCAGGATGCTGGAGGGCCCATTGCTGGAGGAGTCGGAGCCCGGCTCCCTGGCGCCGTGCGCGGGGTCCTGCCACGCACAGCGCGTTCTACAGACTCTCAACGCGTACCGGCGGAGCGGCACCCTCACAGACGTGGTGCTGCGCGCCGGTGGCCGCGACTTCCCGTGCCACCGCGCGGCGCTCAGCGCGGGCAGCGCCTACTTCCGCAGCCTGTTCGCAGCCGGGCAACCGGAGCGCGGGCAACCGGAGCGCGGCCTGCCCGTGGTGCCCCTGGCGCCCGTGGCCTCGGAGGCGGGGCCGGACGCGGCAGCGGCGCTGGCAGTGGTGCTCGACTACGTGTACGGCGCGGGCGTGCGGCTGCGCGCTGAGGACGAGGCGGCGGCTGTGCTGGCGCTGGCCGAGCGTCTGGGCGTGGCGGGCCTGCGCGAGGCCTGCGCCAGCTTCCTGGAGGGCCGTCTGCGCGCCGCCAACAGTCTGGCGCTACGTCGCGTGGCCGCCGCCTTCTCGCTTGCCTCGCTGGCCGAGCGCTGTGGCCGCGTGCTGCGCCAGGCTTTCGTCGAAGTGGCGCGCCACGCCGACTTCCTGGAGCTGGCGCCTGACGAAGTGGCGGCGCTGCTGGCCGACCCGGCCCTGGGCGTGGCGCGGGAGGAGGCCGTGTTTGAGGCGGCCATGCGCTGGGTGCGCCACGACGCGCCGGCCCGCCGTGGACAGCTGCGGCGCCTGCTGGAGCACGTGCGTCTGCCCCTGCTGGCGCCCGCCTACTTCCTGGAGAAGGTGGAGGCCGACGAGCTGCTGCAGGCCAGCCGCGAGTGCCGCCCGCTGCTGCTCGAGGCCCGCGCCTGCTTCATCCTGGGCCACGAGGCCGGGACGCTGCGGGCCCGGCCACGGAGGTATGGCTCCTTGCCCCCTTGCCTTCCACCCGCCCTCATCCCCAATTCTGCAACCATTCATACTTGTGGCATCCTTTAATTCAATCACTTAATCGTGCTTCTGGAATGggctttgctcattcattcagtaCAAATTTCATGGGCTTGGTATTAGGAATTCTGCCCTTGGAGAATTCACAGCccagtgggggagaggcagggatctCACACCTTGCACACATCTTTCCTCTTGCCCATACATCCATAATTCTGAGTGCTGCTCCTGTGTGGATCTTGTCTGGGTGTCCCGTAATTGGAAATACCCTTTATCCTAAAAATAGGGCCtggtaaaaaatgaaagagacttACTCTCCCACCCCTGGAATGCCAGGCCAGACTTTGGTTGAAGTAGTCCAAGACAAGCTGTCGTCTTCCAGGGGATAGAAGACAGGATGCCCCTGTCTTAACACACTCTCTCCAACACTTAAGCACAGGGCCTGCTACAAAGAAGGTGCTCAatatctgtcaaagaaataagatAGGAAGCTGGTGGCTTGGTTTGGAAATTCTGGTGGAGTCAGAAGCCTGAGGGGTTGGTTAGTGGGAGGGAAGAATGTTTTACTGAAGGGGTGTGTATGCTAGTCCAGTGGAATTAGTGATTAGGGAATGGGTTTAGGAAATGGTTATAGTAGGAGGGAGGCAGCAGAATTAGCAGCCAGGGATGAAGGGCAGAAAAGGGTAAAGAGAATGGGTTAGTGGCAGCCAACCTGGGCTTGAATTCCAGCTCTCTCACTTATTGGCTCCATGATTCATGGCAAGCCAAAGTTTATGAGCATCAGTTTCCCATTCTGCAAAAGGAGGAAAACCCCTGCCTAATAAAACTATCGTAAGGATTAAACGAGGTGACTTCTCTAGGTAAGGACTCTGTAATGATCCTTTCCCTGTAATTTAGATGTCGGTAGATTGGGGTTAAGGATCGGTGACTTGTCTTCCCATCGATACTAGGGAAGGAGGTTGGAAGTGGCAGAGTCCAGCATGGGACAGGCGGGCAGGGAGTGCAAAAGGGCATAAGAGCACGGAAGAGCAGCAGGATGGTACAGTGTGGTCAAAGAGAAGATGAGAGAGGGCCAAAACTTGGGTGTGGGTCAACGGGCATTGGGCTTATCCCCACGCCAGATTCATGGACCTAGCTGAAGTGATCGTGGTCATCGGCGGTTGCGACCGCAAGGGGCTCCTGAAGCTGCCCTTCACTGACGCCTACCATCCAGAGAGCCGGCGCTGGACCCCACTGCCCAGCCTCCCAGGCTACACGCGCTCAGAGTTCGCTGCCTGTGCTCTCCGCAATGACGTCTATGTTTCCGGTAAGGGCAGGGCCGCAACGGGAGCCCCGCAGGATTGGCTGTTTGCCTCATTCACGCCACTCCCTTTTTCTCCAACCGCGAGGTGGGGGTGGGATTTTCCCTGATAACCTACAGCTATTGGCTGAGCTGGTATGTAGTCCTGCAGGGCCAGTGATTGGTAGGACCCCGACTGTCAGCAATGTCCACTTTGATTCGTATTACTATTAATTACTTCTCTTTCTCTAGCCAACTATGTACAGAACATTATGCTTCACAGCTTACATAAGTTACTCAATTTCTGCTAcaaccccattttacagggaGGTTAAGAATTTTCCCATTATCTCAAAAATGGTTAAAGGGAAGAACACGGATTGGTTTGATACCAGTGGATTGTGCCCTTCCTGATGGTCAGGCCCTAGAGAGAGAATAAAACAGGCCCTGCCCCCCTGGAGATGGGTAGACAGAGACTTCACTTTACCACCAGACTTTTCAGCTGGATCTTGAAAATCTGGAGGAAACAGCATAGACAAAGGCATGAAGACAGGAATGTGAAGAAAGGAACCCCAGGTGCTCAGGTCTCCAAAGTGCAGGTTGAATGCgtctgggagaggaggggaggtaTTGTAGATGAGGCAGGAAAGGGAGTCAAGTGGGATCAGGGAGGCTTTGACTCCAGGCCGAGGTAGACTGCACTTGTTGTAAGGAGCTGTCAGTGTCTGGGAAGGATAAGGAGCAGCAGAATGAGCCAGGGACTTATTCTGGACTTATTACTGGACAGCTTATCCAGGGCTGCAGATGGCCTACATGGTGAACACCATGTAGGGCCTCTGCTGGGTGCTGGTGGGAATACACAGAGGCAAGGGCTAAAAACAGAGCTGGGGCTTGAGTcatgggctcaggctgagggatgCAGTCAGGGTTGTCCCGGGAAGGCTGCTTCTGAGAGGTGAGTCGCTGGTCAGTAACTCCAGGAGGAATAGGGAAGAGTCCACAGTCTGCATTCCAAGGCCTAACCCCACAGGGCATACCAGTGCTCAACTTGGGAGACTAGAAGCTCTGGTTCTGGTTATTGGAAGGACTAGAGTGAAAGGCTATGGGGCCTTCACAGGGCCTTCCTGGTCTCTAAGCCACATCTGAGTTTCCTGTCTGTAAACTGGGTACAATAATCTTAACACCTGAAGGGGTGAGAACAGACATGAAATCATGAAGGTAAGGGCAGAAATGAGGGAGGGTTACTGAATCAATCACTCTCTACCTTTTCTCATCTAGTGCAGGTGgctctgctttccctctgcccccaggccATTGCTGATGCTTGTTTTGGGCATACTCTTAACTTTTCTCTCCAGCTGAATTCTAAGTGGCCCCCTCTTTGCTTCCCAGAGTACAGAGCCTGGCATACCACCATAAGGCACCCAGTAAAGATCATCTCCTTCTCCCTAAATCTCTCAGGCCTTTCCCTTTAAAACTCCCCACCCTTTGTTCTAATTCACATTTTCCCACCATTTGTTCAAAGTACATTGTCTACCCTTAACTCTTCCTTTGGATCTGGGGGCCCTTGTTTCTAGGTCTTTAGAGGTCCTGTTGACCCCAAGAGGGTCTGGAGTCAACAgctgcttctctttccccaggAGGCCACATCAACAGCCGTGATGTGTGGATGTTTAGCACCCCTCTGCACTCCTGGATCAAGGTGGCCTCGCTGGTCAAGGGCAGGTGGAGGCACAAGATGGCAGTCATGCAGGGGCAGGTAGGGACACAGCAGCTGCTGCCCTGTGGCTCAAGGCACAGATCAATGGACTTCCTGGGGGAAGATCCTATAAGACAGTCTCTCTGAAAGATGGGATCTCaagcaccaaaaagaaaagataattgcCCGAAGTTACATGATAATGCTACTGATAATACTAATTATGCTAACAGCACAGCCTAGTAGTCAGGGGTCAAAGTGTGGGCTGTGGGACCAGACTAGGTGTGAATTTTGACcggccacttaaaaaaaaaaaaaaaaaactatctttgtAAGCTACGTCctgaattcagaaaataaaaatgcttcttAGGATCACTTGAGTAAGGTGATACACTCTCAATaaattattagctattattaaGCATCATCTTGGTGTTGGATATTTGACAGGTCTAATACCCATCCCGGAGGTGGATATCATTACTCCCAGTTAATAGAAGAAGCCCCCTAAGGGAGGCTGCCCAGGCGCTGGCAGTGCTGGGATGTACCTCCTGTGGGTCCGGTGATAGTTTCTCCGTGCATACTGGAGGCAGCGggctgagacacagagaaggccTTGAGCCTTCAGGGAGGCATCTTCAGCATCCCACCCTTGCTTGTCCTCATCTGCAGCTGTTCGTGGTAGGCGGCTTCGATGGTCTGCGGCGCCTGCGCAGTGTAGAACGCTACGACCCCTTCTCCAACAGCTGGGCATCTGCGGCGCCGCTCCCCGAGGCGGTGAGCTCGGCGGCAGTGGTGTCCTGCGAGGGCAGGATCTACGTGATCGGGGGTGCCGGCCAGGACGGTGTCAGCACCAACAAGGTGGGCATGAACAGGGTGCCGGAAGCCTGCTGTGTGCTGGGCGCAGCGTTGGCACTTTCATGTCCTTGTCTGTTTTCTCACTCCCAACAGCCCTGAGGAGTTGACACCCTGGGTTTCAGCAAGGAAGTGAGTGGGAGACATGactccaaggtcacacagtgggtCCAGACCCGAATATTTGAGCTGGTGCCATATGGGtttcatagattttaaaaattaagttaggGCAAGGGTGGGATCAATTGAAATGTTTTTCCttcattcaaaacaaacaaaaaaagctccCCAGACTATTGAAAACTTAGAAagcacagagaaatagaaaaaaaatcacccatgATCCCACCACCAAAGGATAACTACTATTAATATTTTGGTGCACTGCCTTTCAGGCTTCTTCTGAATctacttttgtgtttcttttagtTGTGTGTTCTTACTGTTAGTAAATTttgcattcttctttttattctcatttaaaaGTAAGCATTTTCCACATGCTTAGAAACTCTTCACAGCCATTATTTCAATGTGTAATAGACTATGGAGTGGATGAACCATAGTCTAGCAACCAAATTTTCTGTTCTTGGATATTTAGACTTTCTGCTAATGAAAATTAATCTTCATAgcagcttcctccctcccctgatGGCCTCACAAGTCTGTGGTCCTGGGATTTGAATCTTTCCCTAAATAGGATCCCTCATCCCTCCTTATCCCacacccctcccactgccccccgacacacacaccccttcctggGGCTGGCTGGGGGAACTGCCCTTTGCTGCAGCACTGATAGGCCATTACAGGTGTCTCCAAGAAAACAAGTGAGGAAACAGAATAAAGGTGAACATGCAGGTAGTAGAAGCCCTCAGAAACTCTGGAAGGTGTGAACAGTGTTGGGCCTGGGAAGCCTGTGGACAGCTGTAGGAATGGGGGCTGCAAGACATCCCAGCTGGAATCTTGTAATGAGCTCAGAGCACCAGGGGGAGAGAAGAGGGCTGACAGTGTAATAAGAAATGCATCTCTGGGctgggcctgctctctgaggACCTTCTATAGCACTAGTGCAGATGGTACTCCCACCTCCTGGGATGCAGACCTTTTCTGGACCCCGAAAGATGAAGATGCTTTGGACAAAAGCAGTCCAGGGCGGAGGCCAGAATGTAGAACCAGACTGAGCACACTTGAGGGCAGGGATGGTgggcctcctctgccctcccctccacccccatatGCTAGCTCAGATCTGGTAGACAGAAGCAAACATGCTGAATGAGTCCCCctgctggggaggtgggaggattGCACAGCAGGGCAGTTGTTGGGGAGGTGGTGAGGGTTCACTACAGCCTCTCCTGCCCCTCAGGTGCAGTGCTTTGACCCCAAGGAGGACCGGTGGAGCCTGCGATCTCCAGCGCCTTTCTCACAGCGGTGTCTCGAGGCTGTCTCCCTTGAGGGCACCATCTATGTGGTTGGGGGCCTCATGAGCAAAATCTTCACCTATGACCCTGGCACAGATGTCTGGGGGGAGGCAGCTGTCCTCCCCAGCCCTGTGGTAAGTAGAGGCTCCCAGGCACAGCCTTAGTATTGGTTCCATTCAGGAGAGCAAAGTCCTGGGTTGAAGAATGTGGAACTCAGAGGTTGTGAGTCTGTCTGACTCCATGCTAGGCAATTAGACATAGTTTCTTAGCTTTGTCCTCATTAGGATGATCAGCCTTGTGTTCCACAGATGAAGAGACCAGCCTTGGAGAGACTGAGGCCTTGCCCAAGGCTGCCAGGTAAGCCATGCTAAGGTAGAGCATGGAACCCCAGTTCCAAGTGCTTTAGCCTTAGATGAGGGTCTTGGTCTAAATGACCCTGTAGTCTGTTGTCCTGAAGGCCACCAGCTGGGAACCTGTTGCAGGGAGGTCAAGGTAGAGAAGAGACTTGGTTAAGTTCCCCTGCCCTAGTTATATCAGAGCAGGGAGGTCCCGGCCCTGGAGGCTCTGGCCCCTGCATTCCTGGCCTCCCCTATCTCTTGTACCATTCCCCGAAACTCCAAAGAAACTACATAGGGGTGTGGTTGGATTGGTGTTCCCTGCCAGTTCTGACCTTCAGTGATTCTAAGAGCTTGAGATTCCTGGCTTCTCTGAGTCTGAGATCTCAGGGCAGTAGTGGTGGCAGTGATGGTGATGGCTGTCACTGCTCCTGGAGTGCTTACTGTCTTCCTGGCACTATGTAAAATGCTTCACATGCTTAATACCATTAACTGTCATGGCAACCTTATGAAGAAGGTACGATTATTCTtctttgcagaggaggaaactgaggcccagaaagctTAAGTGACTTGTCTAAGGCCATTTAGTAAGGGTTATGCCAGAGATTGAACTCAGATCCACCTAGTTCCTGCCTTTCTGCCATGCAGACTGCCTGCTCGTATTCTGTGGGTCAAGGTTTTATTGTCTGGCCTGGCCTGTTAGGGATAgagagagccccacactggacccCACAGCTGATTATCTTTCTGTTTGTCTATCCAGGAGAGCTGTGGTGTGACTGTGTGTGACGGGAAGGTCCACATCCTTGGTGGGCGGGATGATCTCGGGGAGAGCACCGACAAGGTCTTCACCTTTGACCCCAGCAATGGGCAGGTAGAAGCCCAGCCATCCCTACAACGCTGTACCAGCTCCCATGGCTGTATCACCATCA
The genomic region above belongs to Neovison vison isolate M4711 chromosome 7, ASM_NN_V1, whole genome shotgun sequence and contains:
- the KLHL35 gene encoding kelch-like protein 35, whose protein sequence is MPLQAWGSFWKVWGLGPGPPLEAFPYILIWKVAESLDYALAPVAAENVDVHMSMLRAELEQESRQSGKDTGAQTARVQQRDVQEWSGRAAAAEHLGEAMARMLEGPLLEESEPGSLAPCAGSCHAQRVLQTLNAYRRSGTLTDVVLRAGGRDFPCHRAALSAGSAYFRSLFAAGQPERGQPERGLPVVPLAPVASEAGPDAAAALAVVLDYVYGAGVRLRAEDEAAAVLALAERLGVAGLREACASFLEGRLRAANSLALRRVAAAFSLASLAERCGRVLRQAFVEVARHADFLELAPDEVAALLADPALGVAREEAVFEAAMRWVRHDAPARRGQLRRLLEHVRLPLLAPAYFLEKVEADELLQASRECRPLLLEARACFILGHEAGTLRARPRRFMDLAEVIVVIGGCDRKGLLKLPFTDAYHPESRRWTPLPSLPGYTRSEFAACALRNDVYVSGGHINSRDVWMFSTPLHSWIKVASLVKGRWRHKMAVMQGQLFVVGGFDGLRRLRSVERYDPFSNSWASAAPLPEAVSSAAVVSCEGRIYVIGGAGQDGVSTNKVQCFDPKEDRWSLRSPAPFSQRCLEAVSLEGTIYVVGGLMSKIFTYDPGTDVWGEAAVLPSPVESCGVTVCDGKVHILGGRDDLGESTDKVFTFDPSNGQVEAQPSLQRCTSSHGCITIIQSLGR